A single window of Methanoregula sp. DNA harbors:
- a CDS encoding polymer-forming cytoskeletal protein: protein MAKAKRPKKRVEDWHRHCLLPDGTELQEHSIKTDRNIVIGEFCQIDYGLRGADVIVGDSTKIREYIWADGDARVGNWCEIGSDVVAKQDAYIGEGAKILGKLKVAGTLDIGERVEIREGFEATGAIEVRNPMPVIMFILIYFMTLMRIQREEDVDRILADLFSDDDEEFEMPLMIPSRSKLNMKLFSVPSTMKIGKGCRLHGNIRAGSIDVQPDTVIFGSLRAKRGVTVTSGVEVHGNVESGDEVYVKKGAHILGDVIAKTIRLHEDARIDGTIQAPHGLHIERDS from the coding sequence GTGGCAAAGGCGAAGCGACCCAAAAAACGCGTGGAAGACTGGCACCGGCACTGCCTTCTCCCGGACGGCACCGAGCTGCAGGAGCACAGCATCAAGACCGACCGTAACATCGTGATAGGCGAGTTCTGCCAGATCGATTACGGGCTCCGGGGAGCGGATGTGATCGTCGGTGACTCGACAAAGATCCGGGAATACATATGGGCGGACGGTGACGCCCGGGTAGGCAATTGGTGTGAGATCGGCAGCGACGTGGTCGCAAAACAGGACGCCTATATCGGCGAAGGGGCAAAGATCCTTGGCAAATTAAAAGTCGCCGGGACGCTGGACATAGGGGAACGGGTCGAGATACGGGAAGGCTTTGAAGCGACCGGGGCAATCGAGGTCAGGAACCCGATGCCGGTCATCATGTTCATCCTCATCTATTTCATGACGCTCATGCGGATCCAGCGGGAGGAGGACGTCGACCGGATCCTCGCTGACCTGTTCTCGGATGACGACGAGGAGTTCGAGATGCCGCTCATGATCCCGTCCCGTTCAAAGCTGAACATGAAGCTCTTCTCGGTGCCTTCGACCATGAAGATCGGGAAAGGGTGCCGGCTCCATGGAAATATCCGGGCGGGCTCGATCGACGTCCAGCCGGACACCGTGATCTTCGGGAGCCTCCGGGCAAAGAGAGGGGTCACGGTTACCAGCGGGGTGGAGGTTCACGGGAACGTGGAAAGTGGCGACGAGGTGTACGTGAAAAAGGGCGCCCATATACTCGGGGATGTTATTGCAAAGACCATCCGGCTCCATGAGGACGCGAGGATTGACGGGACTATTCAGGCCCCCCACGGGCTCCATATCGAGCGGGACTCATGA
- a CDS encoding ArsR family transcriptional regulator: MPGHIRIVNDPVELVPLLMTFNDPSFKKVYELLSKSWMTEEELTSQIDSDSIPVCLQILKKGNLVEEQWRMPKRGEKPIKEYRATYNKFRANFQCNLQDLSDILYISLSNDENLRAVVEQIEDQMGGGLTSINDLSRKFAVSPVFIKGLAKRIPHLDVKGQGLVRLDSGR, from the coding sequence GTGCCGGGCCATATCAGGATAGTAAACGATCCCGTGGAACTTGTTCCGCTCCTCATGACGTTCAATGACCCCTCGTTTAAAAAGGTCTACGAACTCCTGAGCAAATCATGGATGACCGAAGAAGAACTCACCTCCCAGATCGACTCTGACTCCATTCCGGTCTGCCTCCAGATCCTCAAAAAAGGAAACCTTGTCGAGGAACAGTGGCGCATGCCAAAGCGGGGCGAGAAACCGATCAAGGAGTACCGGGCGACCTATAACAAGTTCAGGGCGAACTTCCAGTGCAACCTGCAGGACCTCTCTGATATCCTTTACATCTCCCTTTCCAATGACGAAAACCTCCGCGCCGTGGTCGAGCAGATCGAAGACCAGATGGGCGGAGGGCTGACATCCATCAACGACCTTTCCCGCAAATTCGCAGTCAGCCCGGTATTTATCAAAGGGCTCGCAAAACGTATCCCCCATCTCGATGTGAAGGGGCAGGGACTGGTGCGGCTTGATTCCGGGCGCTAA
- a CDS encoding winged helix-turn-helix transcriptional regulator encodes MIPGAKDPLYTILRSKREVTRLQILVEIAEHQPAVRQQEIAGKLGVTPQAISEYIRELVEEGMVAASGRGNYEVTKSGVEWILANAESLEAYARHIRRDIIQQVAVWAAIAAEDLSEGDEVGVYMKGGWLYAGKKKHAATGTVVMDAKKDSDVGVARLNGIIEHREGSIRVCKVPRIQHGGSRKVNRKRLSEVLKGADVVAAVGVEAYIALRAAGQKPDMFFGAREGVIEAAFHGLECVIVIVDEEFTDFLKRLESVELGYTIHDLIAP; translated from the coding sequence TTGATTCCGGGCGCTAAAGACCCCCTTTATACGATTCTGCGCAGCAAACGGGAGGTCACCCGCCTCCAGATTTTAGTCGAGATTGCCGAACACCAGCCGGCGGTCAGGCAGCAGGAGATCGCAGGAAAACTCGGCGTCACGCCGCAGGCGATCTCGGAGTACATCCGCGAACTCGTCGAGGAAGGAATGGTCGCAGCAAGCGGCAGGGGCAATTACGAGGTGACAAAATCCGGGGTGGAATGGATCCTTGCCAATGCTGAGTCCCTTGAAGCATATGCCCGCCATATCCGGCGCGATATCATCCAGCAGGTCGCGGTCTGGGCGGCGATCGCTGCCGAAGACCTTTCTGAAGGCGATGAGGTTGGAGTTTACATGAAGGGCGGGTGGCTCTATGCCGGCAAGAAAAAACACGCCGCGACAGGCACCGTGGTAATGGATGCAAAGAAGGACTCGGACGTGGGTGTCGCCCGTCTCAATGGTATCATCGAGCACCGGGAGGGCAGCATACGGGTCTGCAAGGTGCCACGGATCCAGCACGGGGGTTCGCGCAAGGTGAACCGGAAGCGTCTCTCAGAAGTCCTCAAGGGGGCAGATGTGGTTGCCGCTGTCGGCGTCGAAGCGTACATTGCGCTACGGGCAGCAGGGCAGAAACCGGACATGTTCTTTGGTGCACGGGAGGGTGTGATCGAGGCAGCGTTTCATGGGCTCGAGTGCGTGATCGTGATCGTCGATGAAGAGTTTACCGACTTTTTAAAACGGCTGGAGAGCGTGGAGCTCGGCTACACGATCCATGACCTGATCGCTCCATGA
- the hypF gene encoding carbamoyltransferase HypF — translation MRKKGRVLVRGIVQGVGFRPFVYAKAHEMKISGTVKNLGSEVEILAAGDRFEDFVSAITQGPPLARIDSVQVFDFQEPIGKGFGILPSASGAMTGMIPPDVAICDACITDIFRKGSRYENYWATSCVNCGPRYSIIEQLPYDRERTSMSAFQVCPACAAEYNDPQCRRHHAQTIACNECGPHITLFDAQGRRMDCCDPVTETAALLDAGRIVGVRGMGGFHIACIEESADELKRRLGRIEQPFAIMVRPDAIDRIAHVSADERALLYSPVHPIVVLTKNDPLAHASISNLHTIGCMLPYTGLHHLLFAKITHPLLIMTSANMPGYPMITSIDHAMGRLSRDVDFFLSHNRTIVNRCDDSVMRDGYIIRLSRGIAPKRTAIDLGKRCILGVGPELNANATVYRDGFAVTSPHVGNVRNPSTLDYLKETVGRLRRLLGADFEVVAHDLHPQFLSTRFAQDLADEVKVERVPVQHHRAHIAATTTKPCIGIAIDGVGYGDDGTVWGGEVFCGQVPDFRRVAHLAPVGMPGGDLATRFPERMLYGILPEEEVLGLLASRGWSGIELGVLKKQVASGFNMATTSSTGRVLDAASALLGICRERTYDGEPAMKLESAAAGGRPEAWDLVFSDAGGVEMLSTRALMESAFARLQDARAGDRRAVFNIAASFQYNLSRGIAVLAINAAQKAGIKTVALSGGVAYNHMIRETIRKEIAGSSLECLLNPDYPLGDGCVSFGQCVYAGAVQRQRA, via the coding sequence ATGCGTAAAAAGGGCAGGGTCTTGGTCAGGGGGATCGTGCAGGGCGTCGGTTTCCGCCCGTTTGTCTATGCAAAAGCACATGAGATGAAAATTTCCGGTACGGTAAAAAATCTCGGGAGCGAAGTGGAGATCCTTGCTGCCGGCGACCGGTTTGAGGATTTTGTCTCTGCAATTACGCAGGGCCCGCCGCTTGCACGGATCGATTCGGTGCAGGTATTTGATTTCCAGGAGCCGATCGGGAAGGGGTTTGGGATCCTCCCGAGCGCCAGCGGGGCGATGACTGGCATGATCCCGCCGGACGTCGCGATCTGTGACGCCTGCATCACTGATATCTTCCGGAAAGGAAGCAGGTACGAAAATTACTGGGCAACCTCGTGCGTGAACTGCGGTCCGCGGTACAGCATCATCGAACAGCTCCCGTATGACCGCGAGCGCACGTCCATGTCAGCCTTTCAGGTATGTCCCGCATGTGCGGCAGAATACAACGACCCGCAGTGCCGGCGCCACCATGCGCAGACCATCGCCTGCAATGAATGCGGGCCTCACATCACCCTGTTCGATGCGCAGGGCAGGCGCATGGACTGCTGCGACCCGGTCACGGAAACGGCTGCACTGCTCGATGCCGGGAGGATCGTGGGTGTGCGGGGGATGGGGGGGTTCCACATTGCCTGCATTGAGGAGTCCGCCGATGAGCTGAAGCGCAGGCTGGGGAGGATCGAGCAGCCATTTGCCATAATGGTCCGCCCGGATGCCATCGACAGGATCGCGCATGTGTCGGCAGACGAACGGGCGCTCCTGTACAGCCCGGTGCACCCCATCGTGGTGCTCACCAAAAACGACCCGCTCGCACACGCCTCGATCAGCAACCTCCATACCATCGGCTGCATGCTCCCGTATACCGGGCTCCACCACCTGCTGTTCGCAAAGATTACCCATCCCCTCCTGATCATGACGAGCGCGAACATGCCCGGCTACCCGATGATCACCTCTATTGACCATGCGATGGGCCGGCTCTCCCGCGATGTTGACTTCTTCCTCTCGCACAACCGAACGATTGTGAACCGGTGCGACGACTCGGTAATGCGGGACGGTTACATCATCCGGCTCTCCCGGGGGATTGCCCCGAAGCGTACGGCGATCGACCTCGGCAAACGCTGCATCCTCGGAGTCGGTCCGGAACTGAACGCGAATGCAACCGTATACCGTGACGGGTTTGCCGTCACCTCGCCCCACGTGGGCAATGTCCGCAATCCCTCCACCCTCGATTACCTGAAAGAGACCGTTGGACGCCTCCGCCGGCTGCTGGGTGCGGACTTTGAGGTCGTCGCCCATGACCTTCACCCCCAGTTCCTCTCAACGCGCTTTGCACAGGATCTTGCAGATGAGGTGAAGGTGGAGCGGGTCCCGGTACAGCACCACCGTGCCCATATTGCTGCAACGACTACAAAACCCTGTATCGGGATTGCAATCGACGGTGTTGGGTACGGCGATGACGGTACGGTGTGGGGCGGAGAGGTCTTCTGCGGGCAGGTGCCCGATTTCAGGCGCGTAGCGCACCTCGCACCGGTGGGGATGCCTGGCGGCGACCTCGCGACCCGGTTTCCCGAACGGATGTTGTATGGCATCCTCCCCGAAGAAGAAGTCCTTGGCCTGCTCGCGTCCCGCGGCTGGTCCGGAATTGAACTCGGGGTGCTTAAAAAACAGGTCGCATCGGGTTTCAACATGGCAACAACGAGCAGCACCGGGAGGGTGCTTGACGCGGCATCGGCACTGCTGGGCATCTGCCGTGAGAGGACCTATGACGGGGAACCTGCAATGAAACTTGAGTCTGCCGCAGCGGGCGGGCGGCCGGAAGCATGGGACCTTGTGTTTTCAGATGCCGGGGGTGTTGAGATGCTGTCGACGCGTGCGCTGATGGAGTCTGCCTTTGCGCGGCTGCAGGACGCCCGCGCAGGCGACCGGCGTGCGGTTTTCAACATCGCCGCTTCGTTCCAGTATAACCTCTCCCGCGGCATCGCCGTCCTCGCGATCAATGCAGCGCAGAAAGCCGGCATAAAAACGGTTGCTCTCAGCGGCGGTGTTGCGTATAACCACATGATCCGCGAGACGATCAGAAAGGAGATTGCCGGCAGTTCTCTTGAATGCCTCTTAAACCCC
- a CDS encoding DEAD/DEAH box helicase has protein sequence MKIIVQPAKGSYRILFYDGKHVCGAGICELSETPKGPRPTRYRLRWGGKKEFKHTPSKDLIAQLRQGEVQLTKPDPPFEAFLSGFQIVAGRAYACRMCLMDERFTLLDDQTSVIFGKGERICMDCARRELRREATQVGRLGRDAIAHLEVLLDEFRNLDRVLATLQPDTLSFAQTLFDRLEPHPALATQGITELPLPGQFVQASGVGALMPAQQLAVEAGLLYGKDLLVVAATASGKTFIGEMAGVKNYLEGRGRMLFLVPLVALANQKYERFFERYSAFARCGLLTGVSRLNLPETRKVGDRNPESPIVVGTYEGVDHMIRCGQKMKNIGTVVIDEVQMLEDPERGHRLDGMIARLKYLCPQAQFLYLSATIGLPNLLAKKLNCTLVRYDARPVGLERYLLFVERKQKIPTIKHLTTDEYKRTSSKGYRGQSIIFTNARARCHTIAEALGMRAAAYHAGLTSQERRDVETKFAQGKLMAVVTTAALGAGVDFPASQVIFDSLAMGREWLSVQEFNQMGGRAGRPDFHDLGRVVILAEPGGSYSRESNFTEEEIAMRLLKGVMEEVAPEHDEEGSSEEYVANAVVCNGNEAELERINTMMVGTMEPVLPELVSHRLVKRTEKGTIELMPLARVMAEHFIGINRLLRVVKLSEKMDDPLEIIAELNCVEAEDAGQKPEQQDKRNRDRRPAQPPRHNPAVHRGRSKKGRH, from the coding sequence ATGAAGATCATCGTCCAGCCCGCCAAGGGCAGTTACCGTATCCTTTTTTATGACGGGAAGCACGTCTGCGGAGCCGGCATCTGCGAACTTTCCGAAACGCCAAAAGGACCCCGGCCGACCCGGTACCGGCTCCGCTGGGGCGGGAAAAAAGAGTTCAAGCATACCCCTTCAAAAGACCTGATCGCCCAGCTCCGGCAGGGCGAGGTGCAGCTGACAAAGCCCGATCCCCCGTTCGAAGCGTTTCTCTCCGGCTTCCAGATAGTTGCGGGAAGGGCGTATGCCTGCCGGATGTGCCTCATGGATGAGCGGTTCACCCTGCTCGATGACCAGACGTCGGTGATTTTCGGGAAGGGGGAGCGGATCTGCATGGACTGCGCACGGCGGGAACTGCGCAGGGAAGCGACGCAGGTCGGACGGCTGGGCAGGGATGCGATCGCCCACCTCGAAGTGCTGCTCGATGAGTTCCGGAACCTGGACCGGGTGCTCGCCACGCTGCAACCGGATACGCTTTCGTTTGCGCAGACGCTCTTTGACCGGCTCGAACCCCATCCGGCGCTCGCGACACAGGGCATCACCGAGCTCCCCCTACCCGGCCAATTCGTGCAGGCATCCGGTGTCGGGGCGCTTATGCCGGCCCAGCAGCTTGCCGTTGAAGCGGGGCTTTTGTATGGAAAGGACCTGCTGGTCGTGGCCGCAACTGCAAGCGGCAAGACGTTCATCGGCGAGATGGCCGGAGTGAAAAATTACCTTGAAGGGAGGGGGAGGATGCTGTTCCTTGTGCCGCTCGTCGCGCTTGCCAACCAGAAATACGAGCGCTTTTTTGAACGGTACAGTGCATTTGCACGGTGCGGTCTTCTCACGGGCGTGAGCCGGCTCAACCTTCCCGAGACCCGCAAAGTCGGTGACCGGAACCCTGAATCCCCGATCGTTGTCGGGACTTACGAAGGTGTCGACCACATGATACGGTGCGGGCAGAAAATGAAGAACATCGGGACGGTTGTAATTGATGAGGTCCAGATGCTCGAGGACCCGGAACGGGGACACCGGCTCGATGGGATGATCGCCCGGCTCAAGTACCTTTGCCCGCAGGCACAGTTCCTTTATCTCTCTGCAACAATCGGGCTCCCGAACCTCCTTGCGAAAAAGCTCAACTGCACGCTGGTCCGGTATGATGCCCGTCCGGTCGGGCTGGAGCGGTACCTTCTCTTTGTGGAGCGGAAGCAGAAGATCCCGACGATCAAGCACCTGACGACCGACGAGTACAAGCGAACCTCGTCCAAGGGTTACCGTGGGCAGAGCATCATCTTCACCAATGCACGGGCACGCTGCCACACGATTGCCGAGGCGCTAGGGATGCGGGCTGCGGCGTACCATGCCGGGCTCACGTCTCAGGAGCGCCGGGACGTGGAAACAAAATTCGCGCAGGGTAAGCTGATGGCAGTTGTGACAACAGCGGCACTCGGTGCAGGTGTCGATTTCCCCGCTTCACAGGTGATCTTTGACTCCCTTGCAATGGGGAGGGAATGGCTCTCGGTGCAGGAGTTCAACCAGATGGGGGGCCGGGCAGGGCGGCCCGATTTCCACGATCTGGGCAGGGTCGTGATCCTTGCCGAGCCCGGGGGCAGTTACTCGCGGGAGAGCAATTTCACCGAAGAAGAGATAGCGATGCGGCTCTTAAAAGGCGTAATGGAAGAGGTCGCACCCGAGCATGACGAGGAAGGCAGCTCGGAAGAGTATGTCGCAAATGCCGTGGTCTGCAACGGGAACGAGGCGGAACTTGAGCGCATCAACACGATGATGGTCGGGACGATGGAACCGGTGCTGCCCGAGCTCGTCTCCCACCGGTTAGTGAAACGGACGGAGAAAGGGACGATCGAACTCATGCCGCTCGCCCGCGTCATGGCGGAGCATTTCATCGGGATTAACCGGCTGCTGCGGGTGGTGAAACTTTCAGAGAAGATGGACGACCCGCTGGAGATCATTGCGGAACTCAACTGTGTCGAGGCGGAGGACGCCGGACAGAAACCGGAACAGCAGGACAAACGGAACCGGGACAGGAGACCTGCGCAACCCCCCCGCCATAACCCGGCCGTTCACCGGGGAAGGAGTAAAAAAGGGCGGCATTAA